In the Commensalibacter nepenthis genome, ATTCTCCTTGTATTTATTTTTAAAAATGTAAGCACTGAATATGGCGTATTGATGACATTAATGATTTACAAACTCTCGATTAAATTTTGAATAGCTTGTGCCAATTTTATATGTTGATCTTGGTCATAATGGATACCATCAATATGGCTAACTGTGACGACAGAACCGATATCTAAAAAAGTAAGATTATGTTTTGAAGCAACTTTTCGATAATAATGGCTTAGCAATTTTGATTTTTCCTCGCCACCAGCAAAGATATCTCCTAAATTGCCTTTTACTTCATTGATAGGAGGTGGACATAATAAAATAATTTGAGGGCATTTTTGCTGAGATCCTACATAACATGATTTTATTTCAGCAATTAATCGATCATTAGAATATGCAATATCGACGGCCATTACAGAAAAACGGGTTTTCAGATCATTCGTTCCCAACATTAAAACAACAATATCAATCGGATTATGGCTTTCTAAACAAGGACGTAAATATGTTAATCCATTCTTGTGTTTGCCATCAATAGGATCATTATGAACGGTGGTACGTCCTGATAATCCTTCTTCAATAATATGATATTGATTTAATTTTTTTTGTAATATTCCTGTCCATCGCTCATTTGGTGTAAAACGTTCACTTTCACCAAAACCAGACATGGGCTTAGTGCCGTGTGTATTGCTATCTCCGTAGAGTAAGATTGTTTTTTCTCTCATTAGAACCTCAATAAATAAAAAATGAAAATACCTTCTTATTGAGTCTATAGGATTTTCATATAAATACAGAATAGAAGGGTTGGCAAAAATTATTATATTTCGGAGGAATTGTTCTTGCTTGTAGTACAGCAAATTGGCTAGTAAAATGAATAAGAGTTCTGTTGTAAACCAACCCACTGAAATCAATTATAACCAAGATAGCGCTCAATCTTCGTTAAGGCTTAGTGAGTTAGCGATAGACAATACCACCGTCGGTAATAATCGATTGACCTGTAATATAATCTGCATCATCGCTACTTAAAAAAGCGACTAAGGCTGCGACGTCATCAGGTGTTTGCGCACGACCTAATGCGATTAAATCGATCATTTTTTGATAAGTTTCGCCTTTGGCTACTCCTGTGATTTCAGAAAAACGATTATCAATTTCAACCCACATATCGGTTCCAACAATTCCTGGGCAATAGGAATTGACGGTGATTCCAGCCGACGCATATTCCTTTGCGGCGGTTTGTGTTAATGCGCGGACCGCAAATTTAGTTGCTGAATAAATGCCAAGGATTGCCATCGCATCATGACCAGCAATAGAGGAGGCATTAAT is a window encoding:
- a CDS encoding SGNH/GDSL hydrolase family protein; its protein translation is MREKTILLYGDSNTHGTKPMSGFGESERFTPNERWTGILQKKLNQYHIIEEGLSGRTTVHNDPIDGKHKNGLTYLRPCLESHNPIDIVVLMLGTNDLKTRFSVMAVDIAYSNDRLIAEIKSCYVGSQQKCPQIILLCPPPINEVKGNLGDIFAGGEEKSKLLSHYYRKVASKHNLTFLDIGSVVTVSHIDGIHYDQDQHIKLAQAIQNLIESL